In one window of Pseudodesulfovibrio sediminis DNA:
- a CDS encoding sensor histidine kinase, with amino-acid sequence MKTDDCQSKIDELNIEIDQLLYAISHDLRAPLRAIDGFSQAVVEDYGDQLDATGREYLERVRSGGRKVHEYIDGLLLISRESRGEMALGEVDFTRLVREVEGVVSTRYDNHVPRFNVEEDIMVVADLRLLRLLLEKLLDNAWKFTSRVQDAAIEVGQMDRAGDQVLYVRDNGVGFDMNYAEKRLFGAFQRMHDDEEYAGLGVGLATAKRIINRHGGRIWAESVQHAGTTVFFFLGQV; translated from the coding sequence ATGAAAACCGATGACTGCCAATCAAAGATTGACGAGTTGAATATTGAGATTGACCAGCTCCTGTACGCGATCTCTCACGATCTTCGTGCGCCGCTCAGGGCCATCGACGGTTTCAGTCAGGCGGTGGTCGAGGATTATGGCGACCAACTGGATGCGACCGGCAGAGAGTATCTTGAACGGGTGCGCAGTGGCGGCAGAAAAGTACATGAGTACATTGACGGACTGCTGCTGATTTCGCGGGAGTCGCGTGGAGAGATGGCGTTGGGTGAAGTCGATTTCACCAGGCTGGTCCGCGAGGTGGAGGGGGTTGTGTCAACCCGATACGATAATCATGTACCTCGGTTCAATGTTGAGGAAGATATCATGGTAGTTGCCGATCTCCGATTGTTGCGTCTTCTACTGGAAAAGCTTCTGGACAATGCGTGGAAGTTTACCAGCCGGGTACAGGATGCGGCCATCGAGGTTGGGCAGATGGACCGTGCAGGTGATCAGGTCCTGTATGTACGGGACAACGGCGTGGGATTTGATATGAACTATGCTGAGAAGCGGCTGTTCGGTGCATTTCAGCGTATGCATGACGACGAGGAATATGCCGGTCTCGGCGTGGGGTTGGCGACAGCCAAACGAATCATCAACCGACACGGCGGACGGATATGGGCCGAATCCGTACAGCATGCCGGGACAACGGTGTTCTTCTTCCTGGGGCAGGTATAA